The Polaribacter sp. Q13 sequence TACTAATTCTGGTACAATAGCTTCAAAATAATATTCAACGGCTCTTTGTTTGGTATCTTTTAAAGATTCCGTTAGTGGTAAATTAGAAGTATTGACTTTTTTGTATTTCGGGTCTAATTTTGGATATCTATCGTCATCTAATGATAATGCAGGTGCGGAAGCACTATAGCCTCGTCTTACTTTCCAGAATAGGTCTTCGCCAACTTCTTTTCTTACTTCGTCCTTATTTCTTCCTTGCCAAGCACCATAATTTCGTTCATTTAGTTTCCAACTTTTAATGAAATCTATTTGCGTTAAATTGGCTGTTTCCAGAATAATTGAAGCAGTTTTAATAGCTCTTTTTAAATAAGATGAAAAGCAAATGTCTATAGCGATGTTTTTGTCTCTAATAAGTTCGCCTGCTATTTTTGCTTCTTCAATACCTTGATCTGCAAGGTCTATATCTGTCCACCCTGTAAATATGTTTTCTATATTCCAGATGCTTTTTCCGTGTCTTACTAGAATTAATTTTCCCATTATTACTTCATTTATAGATTGTTTAAATCTTTATTATCAATTCACAATACCTTTGCTTAGAGTATTCTGTAATTGATATAATTTTTCTTCTTATCTTTTTTACTTTTTTATTATTCTTTGATTAGAAAATGTGTAATGATTTACATCCTCAAAATTAGTTTGTAAAATTTGTGTACCTAATGACCTAAGTCAGTATGATGAAAAAATGTTGCATTTATTTTAATAAATAAGAGATTAGAAAATAGTTAAAAATAGAAAGAAGAATCATAGGTTCTTTTTTGATCAACAACACTTTTATTAGTATCTATTTTAAAAAAGGACAACCCAATAATTCCTTTTAGGTTTTTACATATATTCTTCAAGAAATCTAAAAAAATCTTTTTTAAGTTGGGTGTAAATATTTCTTTGATTTTCCATTTTATTTCTAAACTCAACATGTTTTTTAGCTAATTGAGTATCTAAGGCATCTTTATTTGTCTTGCTTTGTGCAGCAATACGTGTTTCATGTTCTTCAATAATTTCTTGTAAATCTTCTATGACAGCTTCGTGAAGAACAAATTCATTTTGAAAATGTTCTAGTTTTGCAAGTACATCTTTATCTGTCCAACGAGATACGAGTTCACTTAATCTTCTGTTAAAAGATTTTAATTCATCTTCCCAAAAAGCAAGTTCTCGTTTCCAATTTATATGCTCAAAATGCATGTTTTCGTTATATAAAATTTTAGTTTTCATAATGTTGTTGTTTTAAAATTCTAGATTTCAAAGGTTGCATTTTAGTCAGAAATTCAAAATGATACAGGTCATTTTAAAGGTTTATTTAATTATTTTCTAGTGTTACAGTCTAAAATAATGAAAAACTAGTAGATTTAGAGCTTATTAGTTAAGCCCGTTTAGTGTATTTGCTAGACCAAGAAGGCTTTCACCATCTAGGTTTTATCCGAATAGCGTAGCATAATTATTCGTTATGTATATATTCCATATAATGCTATTTATTACGATTTATTGTTTAGCAATTGTTTCTATTTAAAGAATAGAATTTGGGCACGAATTATACTATAGAGCTAGCTGTTCATTATAATTTAAATCTTAATAATATCCGTAGGTGTTTCAACCAAAATAGTAATATCGCCACGTATTGCTATAGGCTGTTTCATAATTTCAGGATTGTGTTGTATCATTTTAATCCAGTCGTCTGTAGTTAAATTATGATGCTTAAAACGTGAGGTGTAAGCAGGGTGTTCTTGATTAACCAAGTCCGCTACTTCTAAATGCAATCTATCTGCAAGTTCTACAATTTGAGTACCAGTAAGTTTGGTTTTTAAAATATCTATCTCTAGAATCTCTAATCCTTCTGCTTTAGCATAAACTAATGTTTGTTTTGCTCTAACAGATTTTGAACTATAGAATATGGTAATTTGTCTGTTTGATGTAGCTATTTCTCCCATGATATTAAATATTATTTTTTATTTTCTCTTCTTCTAAATAATGTTTTAATATTTGTTTCAAACTTTCTAAATAATCTTGCATCACTGTTTTATCCATGTAAGGATGTTTGCTTACAGGTAAAGTGATAGGGTTTTCATCTAAAGAACGATATAATTCTGGGTAATTCGTTTCAATATTAGTAGTTAGTTCTGTAATTTCCTGTAATATGTTCTGTGAATTTTTCATAATAAATATGTATTTTATGTGAACGTTTTACTCATCTTTCAAAACACCAATAGAATGTAATTTAGCAACTTTTCGATTAAGTAAATAGCCAAAACTAACACAGATAATGTAGATAAGTCAAAGCCAATAAGGATAGAATATATAACTGTTTTTATGCCAATTTATCGCGTCCGTTCGGTAATCTATCTTTTAAATCACTAAAAAAATATGCTACACATATTGGATTAAATCTTAAAATAATAAAAAAAGATACAGAGGATCTAACCATCAAGTTGTGCTAATAAAATATCAATATAATGCTACTTAGATTTTATACAAATTTAGGGTTACTCTCTTTTTTGTAAAATGATGCAGGTCATTGTGTAAATTTTTAAATGGAAATAATTTTAAAATTCATAATAAAACGGCATCATTAAAAAAGGTGTTTTTATCAACCTTTATAAAGAAGTATAACTATAAAGAATCTAATTTAAAAGGGTGAAGTTAGGAGACTTATCTAGTGGTATCTTAATATAGAAAGATGCTTAAAAAAAAGAAGCATTTTATTTCTAACTCATTATAAATTCATTATTCAATTAAAATAAAAAAACTTTAGTATTTTTATGGCTTTATTAAACTTCTATATGCCAATGTTAAAAAAATATTGTTTCGCATTTTTGCTAACATTTTTTAGTACAATTAACTTTTTTTCTCAGGAAAATGAAATTGAGTATGCAAATAAAATTACTATTTCTGATGGTTTGGCACATAATGGAGTAACCTCTGTTTTAAAAGATAGTAATGGTTTTTTATGGATTGGTACCTACGGAGGCATCAATAAATATGATGGTTATAAATTAGTAACTTTTAAAAATACTATAGATAAAGATATTCTTACAAGTAACAGAATACGAGCTATTGCAGAAGATAGTAAAAAAAACTTATGGATTGGTACAGACCAAGGAATTACAATCTATAAATATTCTCAAGAGAAATTTAAAAAACTATATTCTAATAAACTTGCAGGTAAAGATAACAACGGGCCAATTATAAGAAAGGTTTTTATAAATAAAAAGAACGATAAGGTATACTGTTTAACCGAGGGTAATGGGGTTTTTCTATTCGATGAAAATTATAAGTTTATAAATCAGTTTGTTCCATTAATGAAGGAATCTAACCATTTAAAATTTTATGATGTTTTAGAATTAAATAATGGAAATTTAGTTTTTGCTACTTCAAGTGGATTGTACTTATTTAACGTAGAAAATAATAGTTTTCAAAAATTATTATCATCAACAATAAACAGTGCTAATGCAATTATTAGAATCACCGATTCTCAATTATTAGTAAGTCTTGAAAACGGAATAGCTGTAGTAAATTATAATCAAAAAAGTAATCAATTTAATTTAGAAAATACCATACTTAAAGAGAATCAGTTTAATAGTTTAAGAATAGATGATAATGGAGATTTATGGTTAGGGACTCTAAATAAAGGAATCATAAAAATTAATGATGTAAAAGCGGTAATTGGCAGTAAAGATATCAATCATCTTAAAAAACATTATTTTAATGATAATACAGATAGACTTAGAATAAGTAGTATTATTTCTTCTTCAAATAATATTTGGGTTGGTACTTTTAATAAAGGTTTGTATGAATTCGATATTAAAGAAAACCCTTTTAAGAAGTATAATAAAGGGATGAATTATAAGTATGGTATTACTTCTAATTTTGTTACAAATATTTCTAGTTTAGATAGTATAAGAGCTTATGTTTCTGCTACTTTTGGTGGTATAGGGTTGTTTAATTCCGTTACTGGGAAATTTGAATCTTTGCCTTTTCATATACCTGAAAAACAATTTTTAAATGTTTCATCTGTTTTTGTTGATTCAAGAAAAGATACATGGTTAAAAATTACTGGGATTGGTTTTTTTAGAGTGAAAAAAGGAGAAAAAAAACTAGAAAAAATAGAGAATGACGTTTTAAGTAATACTCTAAATGATTCTTTTAGATCTTATTCAGAAGATAAATTTGGTAATATTTGGATTGGCACCTCTCTAGATGTTTTTAAAATAGCGCTTAATAAATCTAGCAGTATTAAAAGTATAGAATCTCTTAACTCCAATCCTTTTTTTAATGCTAAAAAAATTGCATTAGCAAGATATGTATATTCAGATTATTTGAAAAATTATATTTGGATTGGCGCAGATTCTGATGGGTTGTTTAGAATAGAAAACAAAGAAAACACTCCTTTAAATAAGTTGAATATAAGTCAGTTTGTAAAAGATAAAAAGAATAAAAAATCTTTATCTAGCAATTTTGTTACTTCAATAGTAAGATTACCAAATAAAGAATTGTGGGTTGGTACAGAAAGTGGAGGTATCTGTAAAATTGAAGAAAAAGAAGGCGGTTTAGAATTTTTTCCATTCACAGAAAAAGAAGGACTCTCAAATAATGTAGTAAAAAGTATACAATATGATAATGATAATAGTTTATGGGTTTCTACAAATATTGGGTTAAATAAGTTCGATCTAAAAAGTAAAGTTTTTAGGAAATTTAATTTAGCAGATGGTTTACCCTTTGAAGACTTTTGGTTTTCTTCAGGTAAACTAGATAACGGAACGCTCTTTTTTTCTGGATTAGATGGTTTTTGCTATTTTAATCCTACTCAAATAAATGCTAAAGAAGAACTTCCTAAAGTTTGGCTAGAAAATTTTAAATTATTTAACCAAAAAATTAATCCAGGAGATACAATTAGTAATCAAGTAATTCTAAGTAAAAAACTGTCGGAATTAAACACAATAGAACTAAATCACAACCAAAATGTTTTTTCTTTTGATATTGTAAGTTTACATTTTTCTAATCCTAAAAATCATTCATTAAGGTATAAATTATATCCAATTAATAAAGATTGGGTAGAAACTTCTTCAAATAATAACACTATAAATTATAGTGGTTTGCAACCAGGAGAGTATGAGTTAAGTTATATGGCATCTAACTCATTAAATGAATGGACAACTCCTAAAAAACTTAAAATTGTAATAGTTCCTCCTTTTTGGGAAACTAACACAGCCTATTTTATATATGTATTGTTAATTATAATAATACTCTATTTTATAATCTTTATTATAACTAAAATTCAATCTTTAAATCATAATGTTGCCATAGAAAAATTAGAAAAAGACAATGTTAAAGAATTAAACGAATCTAAATTGCGATTTTTTTCTAACATTTCTCATGAAATTAAAACGCCAATCACGCTTATTTCTGGGCCTGTAGATGTCTTATTAGATAGGTATAAGAATAATCTTGATGTTTCCGAAAAGTTAGGTTTGGTGAAACGTCAAACAAAAAAAATTAAACAATTAGTAGATCAAGTTCATGATTTTAGAAGGGCTGAAGCTAATTTGTTAAAAATGAATTATTCGAGATTTAATTTTAATATCTTTTTACAAGAATTAGCCAATGATTTTATGTTTTTAGCAAATAAAGACCAAAAGAATTTTGAGCTAATTGCAAAAAATAAAAATATTATTGTTTCGGGAGATAAAAATAAAATAGAAAAAATTTGCAATAACTTAATTAATAATGCTTTTAAATATACCAAGGCAGGAGATGCTATTAAGATTGAATTTAGTTGTAATGAGAAAGACTTAATTGTTTCTGTGTCAGATACAGGTATGGGAATAGATGAGGTAGATTTAGAACATGTTTTCGAAAGATTTTATCAGTCGGAATTTACACAAAAAGAACATATTGCAGGGTCTGGTATTGGTTTAGCTTTTTCAAAAAAATTAGTAGAAATGCATTATGGCTACATTAGTGCAACGAGCACGGTAAATGAAGGAACTACCATAAGTTTTCAGTTACCAATTGTAAAACAACAAGTGGAAGAAGATGAAGTTTTAGATAAAAAAACGGTAGCACTACCAAAAGAAAAAGAAATAATAATAGACAAACAAATTCTAGATGAAGCAAATTTAACAAACGTAAATGTAAGTGCAGATTTTACGGAATCTTTAGTTTTTTACGCAGAAGATAATTTAGAAATGAGAACGTATGTTACGGGTATTTTGTCTAAATATTTTACTGTTAAGGCTTTTAGAGACGGACAAGAATGTTTAGATGCATTAGAAAATAATTGGCCAGATATTGTAATTAGTGATGTGCAAATGCCTAATGTAAACGGTTTAGATTTATGCATAAGTATTAAATCTGATTTAAAAACAAGTCATATACCAGTTATTTTATTAACAGCCTTAACAGATATAGAAGATCATGTTAGAGGTCTTAGAGATGGTGCAGATGCATATATAAAGAAACCTTTTAATGTACAACGTTTAATAACAAATATAGAAGCATTACTTAATAATAGAAAACAATTAAGAGAAAGATATCAAGTTGGTATTCCGTTAACAAAAGAAAACAACAAGAATAATAGAAACGATAATGCTTTTTTAGAAAAGTTGTATAGTATAATGGAAGAGAATCTAGACAACCAAGATTTTGACATTAATACACTTGCTAAAGAATTGTATTTGAATAGAACACATTTCTATCAAAAAGTAAAAGTATTAACCAATCAAACTCCATTTGAGCTCATAAAAATGTATCGTTTAAAAAAGGCAGCACAATTTTTAGTACATCAAAAATTATCTGTAAATGAAGTGTTTTTAATGACAGGTTTTAAAAGTAGGACGCATTTTACCAAAATTTTTAAAGAAAAATACAACGTCTCTCCAAGTAAATATGCTGCGGAGAATGAAAATAAACTTTCTTAATAAATAATAAATTTAGTTATTTTAAAGTGTTGCCAATTAGTTGGTAACACTTTTTTTGTGCTTTATTTAGATTTTATTGAATGAATAACTAGCATTAATATCAAATACTTTTTAAGTAAGGGTATTATGTATTAATAAGAGCTTTTTACGCAAACACACATTTCTTTTACTTATAAAGACGAAAAATGATAACCTAAGTGCTTAATTGCCAAAGTATTTTAACCTATGGATGTTAATTAAGGATAGAATAAAGGTAATTTAGAGTAATAATAAGGTAAGTTTTTAGAATTAAAAACAAAACTTCATGTTTAGTTTTACAACAATTAACAATTAAATCAAATTTAACAATTATGAAAAAAAGAATACTTAAGAAGTCATTCGTTTTACTTGCTATCTTAGGATTAGCTAGTTTTAATATGAATGGGCAAGAAACATTTAGCGGTGGTTTAAATGGTTGGAGCGTTGCGTATGGTAATGCTACACTAGTTAGTCATAACGCAACTGAAGGAGTTACAGGAGACGGTGCACTTGTGCTTACAAGAGCTAATAATAATTCTAATTTTGGTTTAAATCCTGCTGGTATAGATGCAGATACTAACAAGCGTATTAGAATCGTTTACAAAAATGAAACCTTTGGAACATCTTTTCGTGTTCAAGGAAGTCAAGATACTGGTAATGAAGTTCCTTTAAGATTGAGTCAAATTTCTTTCCCTATAGCTGCTGGTTCTGCTGGTAATGGTACTTGGCAAACAGCTATTATTGATATGTCTGATGCAACTAATTGGTCTGGAACAGTAGAAAACTTAGATATTTTAGTTAGAGCAAATTACGGAGCTACAGAAGGTTCTATTTATATAGATGAAATAGAATTTCTACCTGCAGCTGCTCCTGTTGTAACAATAGCATCTCATCCTGGTGTAAGTGGTGTAGATGATGGTTCTGTAATGAATTGGGAAGACACCACAACGTGGATTGATGGAGTTGTGCCTACAGCTTTAAACAACGTAATTATAAACGGTAAAGTAGTAGTTAATTCAGATGTAACTGTTGCAGACCTTACTTTAGTGGCTTCAGATAGTGGAACTCCTGGTGCTGACGCTCTTGTTGGTAGTCCGGTTTCTTTAAATGTAAAACCAGGAAGCTCTTTAACAGTAGATGGTGCTGCTATAACTAAGAATAATGTGTTTGCAGTTTCTAATGCTACTACTTCAGGGAGTTTAATTTTTAATGGAACTATTTCTGGACAGATACAATATTATAAATATGTTAATGCAACACCAAATAACGATTTAATTGCGTTTCCAACTGAAGAAAACGTTGGAAATGATGGTTCGTTTGATGGTTTTATGGATAATAGTGAAAATGATGCGAAGATATATAAGAACCCGGGAGATGATTCAGTAAGATTGTTTGGGCCTTTTGATAATGCTATTTCTGGAGGTAAGTTCGTAAATTATGATTCAGATATTCCTGGAGACCTAACAACAGCAGTATTGGCAGCTAAAGGATATAGAATTGCACGCGTTTCTGGAGGTACTCTTAGATTTAAGAAAAACTCTTTTAGTAATACTTCACCTTTAACAATTCCTCTTACAGATGAATCTGGTACAAATTCAACTTCTGGTGAGTGGAATTTAGTAGGTAATTCTTACCCAGCTTATATGAACTTTACATCTTTCTTTAACAGTAATAGTGGTCAGTTTGATGGCACAGGTGCTGTTTACGGTTATAATGGAGATGGTACATTTACAGAATATAACTTAGCAGCAAAACCAGTAGATGATAAAATTGCACCATTACAAGGTTTCTTTGTAAAGGTAAAAGCAGGTGGAGGTACATTAACATTAAATCCGGCTTGGAGAGAATCTGGTACGCAAGACGATTTTATTGCTGCAAAAACAGCTTCAAATAAAGCTTTGACTAAAATAAATTTAAGTGATGGAACTAAAACGTATTCAACTAGAGTATATTTTATGGATAACACAACAAAAGGATTAGATAGGGGGTATGATGCTGGTGCCTTCTATGCGCAATCAAAAGGTCTTTTTACGCATTTTGTTGAAGGAAGTAATGCAGATGCTTTAGCAATACAAGCGTTACCTTATTTAGGTATGAATGACATATCTATTCCTTTAGAAATTAAAGCAACTGCAGGTACTAAATTGGTGTTAAGTATAGATGCTGTTAGTTCAACATTACCAAGTAATATTAATCTGTATCTAGAAGATTCTGTAAACAATACACTAACGTTATTAAACACTAGTGACTTTAAAATTACTGCAGATTCAGATTTAAAAGGTGTTGGTCGTTTTTACTTAAGATCTTCTGCATCTGTATTGTCTACAGAAACAGTTTCTTTAAATAAATTAGAAATATATACTGTTGATAAAGCTTTATCTATAAACGGTAGTTTACAAAATAATGCTAAAGTATCTGTTTTTGATATTCAAGGAAGAATGGTTATTACAAAAAAATTAGATGTAAGTATTACTTCTAATAGCCTTAATGTATCTAGTTTGAATACAGGGATATATGTAGTTAAGGTTTATAATGGGAAACAAACAGAAACTAAAAAAGTAATTATTAAATAATTGTTTAGAGCAACTGATTAACCTTTAAAATATATAAAATGAAAGAAACAAAACTAAATAAAGATAATATTACTC is a genomic window containing:
- a CDS encoding 2,3-diphosphoglycerate-dependent phosphoglycerate mutase encodes the protein MGKLILVRHGKSIWNIENIFTGWTDIDLADQGIEEAKIAGELIRDKNIAIDICFSSYLKRAIKTASIILETANLTQIDFIKSWKLNERNYGAWQGRNKDEVRKEVGEDLFWKVRRGYSASAPALSLDDDRYPKLDPKYKKVNTSNLPLTESLKDTKQRAVEYYFEAIVPELVKGNTVLVSAHGNSIRALMTQILNIPASEISKVEVQTGVLNIYDFDSTMTLKDNYALKQKNELVL
- a CDS encoding arsenate reductase family protein yields the protein MGEIATSNRQITIFYSSKSVRAKQTLVYAKAEGLEILEIDILKTKLTGTQIVELADRLHLEVADLVNQEHPAYTSRFKHHNLTTDDWIKMIQHNPEIMKQPIAIRGDITILVETPTDIIKI
- a CDS encoding hybrid sensor histidine kinase/response regulator transcription factor — its product is MALLNFYMPMLKKYCFAFLLTFFSTINFFSQENEIEYANKITISDGLAHNGVTSVLKDSNGFLWIGTYGGINKYDGYKLVTFKNTIDKDILTSNRIRAIAEDSKKNLWIGTDQGITIYKYSQEKFKKLYSNKLAGKDNNGPIIRKVFINKKNDKVYCLTEGNGVFLFDENYKFINQFVPLMKESNHLKFYDVLELNNGNLVFATSSGLYLFNVENNSFQKLLSSTINSANAIIRITDSQLLVSLENGIAVVNYNQKSNQFNLENTILKENQFNSLRIDDNGDLWLGTLNKGIIKINDVKAVIGSKDINHLKKHYFNDNTDRLRISSIISSSNNIWVGTFNKGLYEFDIKENPFKKYNKGMNYKYGITSNFVTNISSLDSIRAYVSATFGGIGLFNSVTGKFESLPFHIPEKQFLNVSSVFVDSRKDTWLKITGIGFFRVKKGEKKLEKIENDVLSNTLNDSFRSYSEDKFGNIWIGTSLDVFKIALNKSSSIKSIESLNSNPFFNAKKIALARYVYSDYLKNYIWIGADSDGLFRIENKENTPLNKLNISQFVKDKKNKKSLSSNFVTSIVRLPNKELWVGTESGGICKIEEKEGGLEFFPFTEKEGLSNNVVKSIQYDNDNSLWVSTNIGLNKFDLKSKVFRKFNLADGLPFEDFWFSSGKLDNGTLFFSGLDGFCYFNPTQINAKEELPKVWLENFKLFNQKINPGDTISNQVILSKKLSELNTIELNHNQNVFSFDIVSLHFSNPKNHSLRYKLYPINKDWVETSSNNNTINYSGLQPGEYELSYMASNSLNEWTTPKKLKIVIVPPFWETNTAYFIYVLLIIIILYFIIFIITKIQSLNHNVAIEKLEKDNVKELNESKLRFFSNISHEIKTPITLISGPVDVLLDRYKNNLDVSEKLGLVKRQTKKIKQLVDQVHDFRRAEANLLKMNYSRFNFNIFLQELANDFMFLANKDQKNFELIAKNKNIIVSGDKNKIEKICNNLINNAFKYTKAGDAIKIEFSCNEKDLIVSVSDTGMGIDEVDLEHVFERFYQSEFTQKEHIAGSGIGLAFSKKLVEMHYGYISATSTVNEGTTISFQLPIVKQQVEEDEVLDKKTVALPKEKEIIIDKQILDEANLTNVNVSADFTESLVFYAEDNLEMRTYVTGILSKYFTVKAFRDGQECLDALENNWPDIVISDVQMPNVNGLDLCISIKSDLKTSHIPVILLTALTDIEDHVRGLRDGADAYIKKPFNVQRLITNIEALLNNRKQLRERYQVGIPLTKENNKNNRNDNAFLEKLYSIMEENLDNQDFDINTLAKELYLNRTHFYQKVKVLTNQTPFELIKMYRLKKAAQFLVHQKLSVNEVFLMTGFKSRTHFTKIFKEKYNVSPSKYAAENENKLS
- a CDS encoding T9SS type A sorting domain-containing protein, translating into MKKRILKKSFVLLAILGLASFNMNGQETFSGGLNGWSVAYGNATLVSHNATEGVTGDGALVLTRANNNSNFGLNPAGIDADTNKRIRIVYKNETFGTSFRVQGSQDTGNEVPLRLSQISFPIAAGSAGNGTWQTAIIDMSDATNWSGTVENLDILVRANYGATEGSIYIDEIEFLPAAAPVVTIASHPGVSGVDDGSVMNWEDTTTWIDGVVPTALNNVIINGKVVVNSDVTVADLTLVASDSGTPGADALVGSPVSLNVKPGSSLTVDGAAITKNNVFAVSNATTSGSLIFNGTISGQIQYYKYVNATPNNDLIAFPTEENVGNDGSFDGFMDNSENDAKIYKNPGDDSVRLFGPFDNAISGGKFVNYDSDIPGDLTTAVLAAKGYRIARVSGGTLRFKKNSFSNTSPLTIPLTDESGTNSTSGEWNLVGNSYPAYMNFTSFFNSNSGQFDGTGAVYGYNGDGTFTEYNLAAKPVDDKIAPLQGFFVKVKAGGGTLTLNPAWRESGTQDDFIAAKTASNKALTKINLSDGTKTYSTRVYFMDNTTKGLDRGYDAGAFYAQSKGLFTHFVEGSNADALAIQALPYLGMNDISIPLEIKATAGTKLVLSIDAVSSTLPSNINLYLEDSVNNTLTLLNTSDFKITADSDLKGVGRFYLRSSASVLSTETVSLNKLEIYTVDKALSINGSLQNNAKVSVFDIQGRMVITKKLDVSITSNSLNVSSLNTGIYVVKVYNGKQTETKKVIIK